A genomic window from Gemmatimonadaceae bacterium includes:
- a CDS encoding DUF411 domain-containing protein: MNQDRRTFLLTAGAVAVSALGARALFAQQGQQGLPAMTVYKSPSCGCCVEWVKHVRAAGFTVREVNTDDLGAVKREMGLPPRLASCHTAVVGSYVVEGHVPADDVKRMLRDRPAGVRGLAVPGMPVGSPGMEQGPPSGYERYDVIAFTAAGATSVFASHGPPVRR, translated from the coding sequence ATGAACCAGGACCGTCGCACCTTCTTGCTGACCGCTGGCGCGGTAGCCGTCTCCGCGCTCGGCGCGCGCGCGTTGTTCGCGCAGCAAGGGCAGCAAGGGCTGCCCGCGATGACCGTGTACAAGAGTCCCAGCTGCGGGTGTTGCGTGGAGTGGGTGAAGCACGTGCGTGCAGCCGGCTTCACCGTGCGCGAAGTGAACACCGACGACCTCGGCGCCGTGAAGCGCGAGATGGGTTTGCCGCCGCGGCTGGCGTCGTGTCACACTGCGGTGGTCGGCAGCTATGTCGTCGAGGGTCACGTGCCGGCGGACGATGTGAAGCGAATGCTGCGCGATCGGCCGGCGGGAGTGCGTGGGTTGGCGGTGCCGGGGATGCCGGTGGGGAGTCCTGGGATGGAGCAGGGCCCGCCGTCGGGGTATGAGCGGTATGATGTGATTGCGTTCACGGCGGCGGGGGCGACGAGTGTGTTTGCTTCGCACGGGCCGCCGGTGCGACGGTGA
- a CDS encoding M20/M25/M40 family metallo-hydrolase has translation MHRTSALAIPALLLLTSALPAQPVRLRNADPVVQRALASAQQLQAWTLEQQISICEIPAPPFKEEARAAEFHRRFVALGYPEARIDALGNVIAQVGRGRGPRVMLAGHLDTVFPEGTDVKTTRSGDRIAGPGIGDDCRGLAVVLTVARILKESNLVPEGTLYLVGNVGEEGPGNLRGVRHLFTEELKGQIDFFISVDGAGGAGIVSRAVGSHRYTISFEGPGGHSYGAFGMTNPMHAMGRAIARIADLQVPSGARTTFNVGIVRGGTSVNTITPLAEMDVDMRSESAENLLEMDRRIRAAVDTAVKEELARWPNSRAPITVKYDTIGIRPTGGQSDDAYIVRTAIEAAKLLDDGLMWTPRTQASSTDANLPISMGVPAITINGGGRGGGAHGTEEFYQETPDSYKGTQFALLIVTALAGVAR, from the coding sequence ATGCACCGCACATCCGCTCTCGCCATCCCCGCGCTCCTGCTGCTGACCTCGGCGCTGCCGGCGCAGCCGGTCCGGCTCCGCAACGCCGACCCCGTCGTGCAGCGCGCCCTCGCCTCGGCGCAGCAGCTCCAGGCCTGGACGCTCGAGCAGCAGATCTCCATCTGCGAGATCCCGGCGCCACCGTTCAAGGAGGAGGCACGGGCCGCCGAGTTCCACCGGCGGTTCGTCGCGCTTGGCTATCCCGAGGCGCGCATCGACGCGCTCGGCAACGTCATCGCGCAGGTCGGACGTGGGCGCGGGCCGCGTGTGATGCTCGCCGGGCATCTCGACACCGTGTTTCCCGAAGGCACCGATGTGAAGACCACGCGCAGCGGCGACCGCATTGCCGGGCCTGGCATCGGCGACGATTGCCGCGGGCTCGCCGTCGTGCTCACCGTCGCGCGCATCCTCAAGGAGTCCAACCTCGTGCCCGAGGGCACGTTGTACCTCGTCGGCAATGTTGGCGAGGAAGGTCCCGGCAACCTGCGCGGTGTGCGGCATCTCTTCACCGAGGAGCTGAAGGGGCAGATCGACTTCTTCATCTCCGTTGATGGTGCGGGCGGCGCCGGCATCGTCTCGCGCGCCGTCGGCTCGCATCGCTACACCATTTCGTTCGAGGGCCCCGGCGGCCACAGCTACGGCGCCTTCGGGATGACCAACCCGATGCACGCGATGGGGCGTGCCATCGCGCGCATCGCCGACCTTCAGGTGCCGAGCGGCGCACGCACCACCTTCAACGTCGGCATCGTGCGTGGTGGCACCAGCGTCAACACCATCACGCCGCTCGCCGAGATGGATGTGGATATGCGGTCCGAGAGCGCCGAGAACCTGCTCGAGATGGATCGTCGCATCCGCGCTGCCGTGGACACCGCCGTCAAGGAAGAGCTCGCGCGCTGGCCCAACTCCCGCGCGCCCATCACCGTCAAGTACGACACCATTGGCATCCGGCCCACCGGCGGGCAAAGCGACGATGCGTACATCGTGCGCACCGCCATCGAGGCCGCCAAGCTGCTCGATGACGGATTGATGTGGACCCCGCGCACCCAGGCGTCCAGCACCGACGCCAACCTCCCCATCTCGATGGGCGTTCCCGCCATCACCATCAATGGCGGTGGCCGCGGCGGCGGCGCGCACGGGACCGAGGAGTTCTACCAGGAAACACCCGACAGCTACAAGGGTACCCAGTTCGCGCTGTTGATCGTGACTGCGCTTGCTGGCGTCGCCCGTTGA
- a CDS encoding AMP-binding protein — protein MTAQPWLKHYDPGVPHTIGSYPAGTLLDALDEALRERPHAPAYLYKGRAMSWQELEDASNAFAVALASMGVMAGDRVACLLPNCPQFFIGELAAWKLGAIYVPLNPIYTEDELVGPLQDTGAKIVLTLSAFYDLMKRVQRRVPGVQRVVSTSIKEWFPPLLKLIFTLLLERKLGHRATLRDGDQSLPALLEKHRQQKPVDPRPGPDDDALLLMSGGTTGTPKAVRIHHGALVQTGTQVNAWLGSVLPKWEGVYCLPLPMFHSYGACGVQSVCFLGHNPIALVPNPRDINDLVKTIETTQPAVFCGVPSLYNALLNHKRVQGGKVNFRSMKACVSGAAPMMLETMKRFESVTGARILEGYALTESALAATVSPLKGPQKPGSVGTPLPDVDLRIVDADDPTKPMATGQVGEILIRGPQIMRGYWNNAAESKAMLRRGPDGHTWLFTADLGYLDEDGYVFIVDRKKDLIKMRGMQVWPREIEEVIAAHPAVQEVGVRGFPDAGQGEVAVAFVVRRAGATLTENEVRQWCKERMAPFKVPVRVAFKDELPKSMVGKILRRFLTEDVAAAKA, from the coding sequence ATGACTGCCCAACCCTGGCTCAAGCACTACGATCCCGGCGTGCCGCACACAATCGGCAGCTATCCCGCGGGTACGCTGCTGGATGCGCTGGACGAAGCCCTGCGCGAGCGTCCCCACGCCCCCGCCTACCTATATAAAGGAAGGGCGATGAGCTGGCAGGAGTTGGAGGACGCCAGCAACGCCTTCGCGGTAGCGCTGGCGTCGATGGGCGTGATGGCGGGTGACCGCGTGGCCTGCCTGCTGCCGAACTGCCCGCAGTTCTTCATCGGCGAGCTGGCGGCCTGGAAGCTGGGCGCGATCTACGTGCCGCTGAATCCCATCTATACAGAAGACGAGCTCGTGGGTCCGCTGCAGGACACGGGCGCGAAGATCGTGCTGACGCTGAGTGCGTTCTACGATCTAATGAAGCGCGTGCAACGCCGAGTGCCGGGTGTGCAGCGCGTGGTGAGCACGAGCATCAAGGAGTGGTTCCCGCCGCTGCTCAAGCTGATCTTCACGCTGCTGCTGGAACGCAAGCTGGGCCACCGCGCGACGCTGCGCGATGGCGACCAGTCGCTGCCGGCGCTGCTCGAGAAGCATCGCCAGCAGAAGCCGGTGGACCCGCGGCCCGGCCCGGACGACGACGCGCTGCTGCTGATGAGCGGCGGCACGACGGGCACGCCGAAGGCGGTACGCATCCACCACGGCGCGCTGGTGCAGACGGGCACGCAGGTGAACGCGTGGTTGGGGTCCGTGCTGCCAAAATGGGAGGGCGTGTACTGCCTGCCACTGCCGATGTTCCACTCCTACGGCGCCTGCGGCGTGCAGAGCGTCTGCTTCCTCGGCCACAACCCGATCGCGCTGGTGCCGAATCCGCGCGACATCAATGACCTGGTGAAGACGATCGAGACCACGCAGCCGGCGGTGTTCTGCGGCGTGCCCTCGCTCTACAACGCGCTGCTCAATCACAAGCGGGTGCAGGGCGGCAAGGTGAACTTCCGCTCGATGAAAGCCTGCGTGTCGGGCGCGGCACCGATGATGCTGGAGACGATGAAGCGCTTCGAGTCGGTGACCGGCGCGCGCATTCTCGAAGGCTACGCGCTCACGGAGAGCGCACTGGCGGCGACGGTGTCGCCGCTCAAGGGTCCGCAGAAGCCGGGCAGCGTGGGCACGCCGTTGCCGGACGTGGACCTGCGCATCGTGGACGCCGATGACCCGACGAAGCCGATGGCGACGGGGCAGGTGGGCGAGATTCTCATTCGCGGTCCGCAGATTATGCGCGGCTACTGGAACAACGCCGCCGAGTCGAAGGCGATGCTGCGTCGGGGGCCCGACGGACACACCTGGCTCTTCACGGCTGATCTGGGCTACCTCGACGAGGACGGCTACGTCTTCATCGTGGACCGCAAGAAGGACCTGATCAAGATGCGCGGGATGCAGGTGTGGCCGCGCGAGATCGAAGAAGTGATCGCGGCGCATCCGGCAGTGCAGGAAGTCGGTGTGCGCGGATTCCCGGACGCGGGGCAGGGCGAGGTGGCGGTGGCCTTCGTCGTGCGCCGCGCCGGCGCCACGCTCACCGAGAACGAGGTGCGGCAGTGGTGCAAGGAACGGATGGCGCCGTTCAAGGTGCCGGTGCGCGTGGCATTCAAGGACGAACTCCCGAAGAGTATGGTGGGGAAGATCCTCCGTCGGTTCCTGACGGAAGACGTGGCCGCCGCCAAAGCGTGA
- a CDS encoding alkaline phosphatase family protein yields the protein MPLRRWITALALLSAAGLGACRRADHTALPPGAVASTLPATTPRVVMISLDGFRYDYINRPNARRLRALAASGVRAERLVPSFPSKTFPNHYTLVTGLRPEQHGIVANHFRDPELGFFTLRDTIAQSDPRWWGGEPIWVAAERQGLRAAIVGWPGSEAPIGGRHATWWSRYDHELPRDVKVRRILDWLSIPASRAPSLILGYFHEVDGAGHSYGPDSPQVDAAIAQVDSALGALIDGIARRGMADKVVLVIVSDHGMTATSPQRLILLDDYIALEDVDVVDWAPVTQIEPKPGAEERVYAALQRAHPALAVYRKGEVPVRYHFNANPRITKLVAVAEDGWTIASRAQAQRWREQGWRGGGNHGYAPEVQAMGATFVVAGAGIPRGRVIPAFGNVHVVAVLGRLLGVSLGGSEARVDSVRLVFP from the coding sequence ATGCCGCTGCGTCGATGGATCACCGCGCTCGCGCTGCTCAGTGCCGCGGGCCTAGGCGCCTGCCGTCGTGCAGATCACACGGCGCTGCCGCCGGGTGCCGTCGCCAGCACGCTCCCGGCCACGACGCCGCGCGTGGTGATGATCTCTCTTGACGGCTTCCGTTACGACTACATCAACCGCCCGAACGCGCGCCGCCTGCGCGCATTGGCCGCCAGCGGCGTGCGCGCGGAACGGCTGGTGCCGAGTTTTCCGTCCAAGACCTTCCCCAACCACTACACGCTGGTCACCGGGCTCCGGCCGGAGCAACACGGCATCGTCGCGAATCATTTCCGCGACCCGGAGCTGGGATTTTTCACCCTGCGCGACACCATCGCGCAGTCGGATCCGCGCTGGTGGGGCGGCGAGCCGATCTGGGTGGCGGCGGAGCGGCAGGGCCTGCGCGCAGCAATCGTCGGATGGCCGGGGTCCGAAGCGCCGATCGGCGGGCGCCACGCCACCTGGTGGTCGCGCTACGACCACGAGCTGCCGCGCGACGTGAAGGTGCGCCGCATCCTCGATTGGCTCTCGATACCGGCGTCCCGCGCGCCGTCGCTGATCCTCGGCTACTTCCACGAAGTGGACGGAGCGGGCCACAGCTACGGCCCCGACTCGCCGCAGGTGGATGCCGCCATCGCGCAGGTGGACTCGGCGCTCGGAGCGCTGATTGATGGCATCGCGCGCCGCGGAATGGCGGACAAGGTGGTGCTCGTCATCGTGAGCGACCACGGAATGACGGCGACGTCGCCGCAGCGACTCATCCTACTCGACGATTACATCGCGCTCGAGGACGTGGACGTCGTGGACTGGGCGCCGGTCACGCAGATCGAGCCGAAGCCTGGCGCCGAGGAGCGGGTGTACGCGGCGCTGCAGCGCGCGCATCCGGCGCTGGCCGTGTATCGCAAGGGCGAAGTGCCCGTGCGCTACCACTTCAATGCGAACCCGCGGATCACGAAGCTCGTGGCGGTGGCGGAGGACGGGTGGACGATTGCGTCGCGCGCGCAGGCGCAGCGCTGGCGTGAGCAGGGATGGCGCGGCGGCGGGAATCACGGGTACGCACCGGAGGTGCAGGCGATGGGCGCGACGTTCGTGGTCGCGGGGGCGGGGATTCCGCGGGGGAGGGTGATTCCGGCGTTTGGGAATGTGCACGTGGTGGCGGTGCTGGGGCGGTTGCTCGGGGTGAGCTTGGGCGGGAGTGAGGCGAGGGTGGATTCGGTTCGACTGGTTTTTCCCTGA